One genomic segment of Ictalurus punctatus breed USDA103 chromosome 12, Coco_2.0, whole genome shotgun sequence includes these proteins:
- the LOC108273301 gene encoding transcription activator BRG1 isoform X2 has product MSTPDPPLGPSPGPGPSPGPMMGPGPSPGSSHGMMGPSPGPSTTSGHAVPQQGAAGYTQQDSMHPMHKSLEGLHEKNVGEDSRFGQMKGVSMRAGGHAGMGPPPSPMDQHSQGYPSPLGSSDHVSSPLPAGAPPTSGPLLSSSCTSSSPLEGTDSQPSRSGAQSNTPGSSANPTPFNQNQLHQLRAQIMAYKMLARGQPLPDHLQMAVQGKRPMPGMQQGQAMPSLPPGGGGGPGTGPGPLGPNYSRGHVLSGPSVPPSGPNAVPPANGPPKTWPEGPMVNAATPSNAPQKLIPPQPTGRPSPVPPSVPPAASPVMPPQTQSPGHPGHSAQPAPTIPLHQKHNRITPMQKPCGLDPVEILQEREYRLEARITHRIQELENLPGSLAGDLRTKATIELKALRLLNFQRQLRQEVVVCMRRDAALETALDAKAYKRSKRQSLREARITEKLEKQQKIEQERKRRQKHQEYLNSILQHAKDFKEYHRSITGKIQKLTKAVATYHANTEREQKKENERIEKERMRRLMAEDEEGYRKLIDQKKDKRLAYLLQQTDEYVANLTELVRAHKAAQALKEKKKKKKKKKKLENAEGQPLALGPDGEPLDETSQMSDLPVKVIHVDSGKILSGVDAPKAGQLDTWLEMNPGYEVAPRSDSEDTGSEEDEEEEEDQPQPSQAPLEEKKKIPDPDSEDVSEVDARHIIEHAKQDVDDEYGGAAFARGLQSYYAVAHAVTEKVDRQSSLLVNGQLKQYQIKGLEWLVSLYNNNLNGILADEMGLGKTIQTIALITYLMEYKRLNGPYLIIVPLSTLSNWVYEFDKWAPSVVKVSYKGSPAARRAFVPQLRSGKFNVLLTTYEYIIKDKQVLAKIRWKYMIVDEGHRMKNHHCKLTQVLNTHYLAPRRVLLTGTPLQNKLPELWALLNFLLPTIFKSCSTFEQWFNAPFAMTGEKVDLNEEETILIIRRLHKVLRPFLLRRLKKEVEAQLPEKVEYVIKCDMSALQRVLYRHMQAKGVLLTDGSEKDKKGKGGTKTLMNTIMQLRKICNHPYMFQQIEESFSEHLGFSGGIVQGPDLYRASGKFEVLDRILPKLRATNHKVLLFCQMTSLMTIMEDYFAYRNFKYLRLDGTTKAEDRGMLLKTFNDPESQYFIFLLSTRAGGLGLNLQSADTVVIFDSDWNPHQDLQAQDRAHRIGQQNEVRVLRLCTVNSVEEKILAAAKYKLNVDQKVIQAGMFDQKSSSHERRAFLQAILEHEEQDEVSDIYMPYILEEDEVPDDETVNQMIARSEEEFDHFMRMDLDRRREEARNPKRRPRLMEEDELPTWIMKDDAEVERLTCEEEAEKMFGRGSRQRKEVDYSDSLTEKQWLKAIEEGTLDEIEEEVRHKKTTRKRKRDRDLDAGPSTSGTRGARDKDEDSKRQKKRGRPPAEKITPNPPSLTKKMKKIVEAVIKYKESNGRQLSEVFIQLPSRKELPEYYELIRRPVDFRKIKERIRSHRYRSLNDLERDVMLLCQNAQTFNLEGSLIYEDSIVLQSVFTSLRQKIEKEEESDGDESEEEEEEQDEGSESESRSVKVKIKLGRKERSAERGKGRRRGGRTRAKPVVSDDDTEDEREEERSNTASDEDQG; this is encoded by the exons ATGTCCACCCCAGACCCTCCGTTAGGCCCATCCCCTGGTCCTGGGCCTTCTCCTGGGCCGATGATGGGGCCTGGACCCTCACCTGGATCCTCCCATGGCATGATGGGCCCAAGCCCAGGACCCTCCACCACATCTGGTCACGCTGTCCCTCAGCAAGGAGCAGCTGGATATACACAGCAGGACAGTATGCATCCCATGCACAAA tcTCTGGAGGGTCTGCATGAGAAGAACGTAGGAGAGGACTCTCGCTTTGGTCAGATGAAAGGTGTGTCCATGAGAGCAGGTGGACATGCTGGCATGGGGCCTCCACCGAGTCCTATGGACCAGCACTCCCAAG GTTACCCCTCTCCATTGGGCTCCTCGGATCATGTCTCCAGTCCCCTCCCAGCCGGCGCCCCTCCTACCTCCGGgcctctcctttcctcttccTGCACCTCCTCCagtccactagagggcactgACTCCCAGCCGAGCCGCTCTGGGGCTCAGAGCAACACACCCGGATCCTCCGCCAACCCGACACCCTTTAACCAAAACCAGTTGCACCAGCTTAGGGCACAAATCATGGCTTACAAGATGCTGGCACGTGGACAGCCTCTCCCCGACCACCTACAGATGGCAGTACAAGGCAAGAGGCCCATGCCAGGCATGCAGCAAGGCCAGGCCATGCCAAGTCTGCCCcctggtggaggaggagggcCAGGTACAGGTCCCGGACCTCTGGGTCCTAACTACAGTCGAGGGCATG TGTTGAGTGGTCCCAGTGTGCCCCCGTCTGGCCCAAATGCAGTTCCCCCTGCCAACGGGCCACCAAAAACCTGGCCAGAGG GTCCCATGGTGAACGCAGCCACGCCTTCTAATGCCCCACAGAAGCTGATTCCTCCACAGCCCACTGGCCGCCCGTCTCCAGTGCCGCCTTCTGTGCCCCCTGCTGCCTCCCCAGTCATGCCCCCTCAGACTCAGTCTCCTGGACACCCGGGGCATTCGGCCCAGCCGGCACCCACAATCCCGCTGCACCAGAAACACAACCGCATCACTCCCATGCAGAAACCCTGTGGCCTGGACCCTGTGGAGATCCTGCAGGAAAGAGAGTACAG GCTTGAAGCACGTATAACACACCGCATCCAGGAGCTAGAGAATCTTCCAGGCTCACTAGCAGGAGATCTGCGTACTAAGGCCACCATCGAGCTCAAAGCTCTCCGACTGCTCAACTTTCAGAGACAG CTGCGTCAAGAGGTGGTGGTGTGTATGAGGCGCGATGCGGCTCTTGAGACGGCTCTGGATGCGAAGGCTTACAAGCGCAGTAAGAGACAGTCCCTGCGAGAGGCTCGCATCACAGAGAAATTGGAGAAACAGCAGAAGATCGAACAGGAACGCAAACGACGGCAGAAACACCAG GAATATCTGAACAGCATCCTCCAGCATGCCAAAGACTTTAAGGAGTACCATCGCTCCATCACAGGAAAGATCCAGAAGCTGACTAAAGCCGTGGCCACGTACCACGCCAACACGGAGCgagagcagaagaaagagaATGAACGCATTGAgaaggagaggatgaggagaCTGATG GCAGAAGATGAAGAGGGTTACAGGAAGCTGATCGATCAGAAGAAGGATAAGCGTCTGGCCTACCTGCTCCAGCAGACCGATGAGTACGTCGCCAACCTGACCGAGCTGGTTCGGGCTCACAAGGCAGCCCAGGCTCtcaaggagaagaagaagaagaaaaagaagaagaagaagctggaGAATGCAGAGGGGCAGCCACTAGCATTGGGACCAGATGGAGAG CCGCTGGACGAGACGAGTCAGATGAGCGACCTGCCTGTGAAGGTGATCCACGTGGACAGCGGGAAGATCCTGAGCGGAGTGGACGCTCCTAAAGCGGGACAGCTGGACACCTGGCTGGAGATGAACCCTGG atATGAGGTGGCTCCGAGATCAGACAGCGAGGACACGGGTTCCGAGGAGGACGAG gaggaagaggaagatcAGCCCCAGCCATCACAGGCTCCTttggaagagaagaagaagattccAGATCCAGACAGCGAGGATGTATCAGAAGTGGACGCTCGTCACATCATTGA gCATGCTAAGCAGGATGTAGATGATGAGTACGGCGGTGCTGCGTTCGCACGTGGCCTGCAGTCGTACTACGCAGTGGCTCACGCAGTCACTGAAAAGGTGGACAGACAGTCGTCCCTGTTGGTCAACGGGCAGCTCAAACAGTATCAG ATTAAGGGTTTGGAGTGGCTGGTGTCTCTGTACAATAATAATCTGAATGGAATCCTAGCTGATGAAATGGGTTTAGGAAAGACCATCCAGACCATCGCGCTCATCACCTACCTCATGGAGTACAAACGCCTCAACGGGCCCTATCTCATCATCGTACCGCTCTC AACTCTCTCTAACTGGGTCTACGAGTTTGACAAATGGGCCCCGTCCGTAGTGAAAGTCTCGTACAAG GGATCTCCCGCAGCCAGACGGGCGTTTGTTCCTCAACTCCGCAGTGGCAAATTCAATGTTCTTCTCACCACCTACGAGTACATCATTAAAGACAAACAAGTACTGGCGAAG ATTCGCTGGAAGTATATGATTGTGGATGAGGGCCACCGGATGAAGAACCACCACTGTAAGCTGACTCAGGTGCTGAACACACACTACCTAGCTCCAAGGCGTGTCCTGCTGACGGGGACGCCGCTGCAGAACAAGCTGCCTGAGCTCTGGGCGCTGCTCAACTTCCTGCTGCCAACCATCTTCAAGAGCTGCAGCACCTTCGAGCAGTGGTTCAATGCCCCCTTTGCCATGACTGGAGAGAAG GTGGACCTGAACGAAGAGGAGACCATCTTGATTATTCGTCGTCTCCATAAAGTGCTCCGCCCCTTCCTGTTACGTCGGCTCAAGAAGGAGGTGGAAGCTCAGCTGCCCGAGAAG GTGGAATACGTGATAAAGTGTGATATGTCAGCGCTGCAGAGGGTTCTGTACAGACACATGCAGGCCAAAGGGGTTCTGCTCACCGATGGATCTGAAAAAGACAAGAAG ggtaaAGGCGGCACTAAAACTCTGATGAACACTATCATGCAGTTGAGGAAGATCTGTAATCATCCCTACATGTTCCAGCAGATTGAG GAGTCCTTTTCTGAGCACTTGGGTTTCTCTGGTGGTATAGTACAAGG TCCTGACCTGTATCGAGCTTCTGGAAAATTTGAGGTGCTGGACCGGATTCTTCCCAAACTTCGAGCGACCAATCACAAAGTGCTGCTCTTCTGCCAGATGACATCACTGATGACCATCATGGAAGACTATTTCGCGTACCGCAACTTTAAATACCTCCGTCTGGACG GTACCACTAAGGCAGAGGACCGTGGCATGCTGCTGAAGACGTTTAATGATCCCGAGTCACAGTACTTCATCTTCCTGCTGAGCACCAGGGCGGGGGGTCTCGGACTCAACCTGCAGAGCGCAGACACGGTGGTCATCTTTGACAGTGACTGGAACCCTCACCAG GACTTGCAGGCTCAGGACCGAGCTCATCGTATCGGGCAGCAGAACGAGGTGCGGGTGCTGCGCTTGTGCACCGTGAACAGTGTAGAAGAGAAAATCCTTGCTGCGGCCAAGTACAAGCTCAACGTGGACCAAAAGGTCATCCAAGCAGGCATGTTTGACCAGAAATCATCCAGTCACGAGCGCCGTGCGTTCCTGCAGGCCATCCTGGAGCATGAGGAGCAGGACGAGGTGTCAGATATTTATATGCCCTATATCTTG GAGGAGGACGAAGTTCCAGATGATGAAACTGTGAATCAGATGATCGCAAGGAGTGAAGAGGAGTTTGATCACTTTATG CGTATGGATTTGGACCGGCGTCGTGAAGAGGCTCGGAACCCGAAGCGCAGGCCTCGGCTCATGGAGGAAGACGAGTTGCCTACGTGGATCATGAAAGACGACGCTGAGGTCGAGCGACTCACGTGTGAGGAGGAGGCAGAGAAGATGTTCGGCCGCGGCTCACGCCAAAGGAAGGAAGTGGACTACAGCGACTCGCTCACTGAGAAACAGTGGCTcaag GCGATAGAGGAAGGCACACTGGACGAGATTGAGGAGGAAGTGCGCCACAAAAAGACGACCCGAAAGAGGAAGCGTGATCGTGACCTTGATGCTGGTCCATCTACATCAGGGACACGTGGCGCAAGAGACAAAGATGAGGACAGTAAGAGACAGAAGAAGCGTGGGCGACCTCCGGCCGAGAAGATAACCCCGAACCCTCCCAGCCTCAccaagaagatgaagaagattgTGGAAGCTGTTATTAAATACAAAGAGAG TAATGGCCGACAGCTGAGCGAAGTCTTCATCCAGCTTCCGTCTCGTAAAGAGCTCCCTGAGTACTACGAGCTGATCCGTAGACCTGTCGACTTCCGCAAGATCAAG gaGCGTATCCGCAGCCACCGCTATCGCAGTCTGAATGACCTGGAGAGAGACGTGATGCTGCTGTGTCAGAATGCTCAGACCTTTAACCTGGAGGGCTCTTTG atttaCGAGGACTCCATCGTGCTGCAGTCGGTGTTCACCAGCCTGCGACAAAAGAtcgagaaggaggaggagagcgaCGGAGATGAGagcgaggaagaggaggaggaacaggACGAAGGCTCCGAGtctgagt CTCGCTCAGTGAAGGTAAAGATTAAACTGGGCCGAAAGGAGCGCAGTGCTGAAAGAGGAAAGGGCAGGAGGAGGGGAGGGAGAACCAGAGCCAAACCTGTCGTCAGTGATGACGACACCGAGGACGAACGAGAGGAG
- the LOC108273301 gene encoding transcription activator BRG1 isoform X4, producing MSTPDPPLGPSPGPGPSPGPMMGPGPSPGSSHGMMGPSPGPSTTSGHAVPQQGAAGYTQQDSMHPMHKSLEGLHEKNVGEDSRFGQMKGVSMRAGGHAGMGPPPSPMDQHSQGYPSPLGSSDHVSSPLPAGAPPTSGPLLSSSCTSSSPLEGTDSQPSRSGAQSNTPGSSANPTPFNQNQLHQLRAQIMAYKMLARGQPLPDHLQMAVQGKRPMPGMQQGQAMPSLPPGGGGGPGTGPGPLGPNYSRGHVLSGPSVPPSGPNAVPPANGPPKTWPEGPMVNAATPSNAPQKLIPPQPTGRPSPVPPSVPPAASPVMPPQTQSPGHPGHSAQPAPTIPLHQKHNRITPMQKPCGLDPVEILQEREYRLEARITHRIQELENLPGSLAGDLRTKATIELKALRLLNFQRQLRQEVVVCMRRDAALETALDAKAYKRSKRQSLREARITEKLEKQQKIEQERKRRQKHQEYLNSILQHAKDFKEYHRSITGKIQKLTKAVATYHANTEREQKKENERIEKERMRRLMAEDEEGYRKLIDQKKDKRLAYLLQQTDEYVANLTELVRAHKAAQALKEKKKKKKKKKKLENAEGQPLALGPDGEPLDETSQMSDLPVKVIHVDSGKILSGVDAPKAGQLDTWLEMNPGYEVAPRSDSEDTGSEEDEEEEEDQPQPSQAPLEEKKKIPDPDSEDVSEVDARHIIEHAKQDVDDEYGGAAFARGLQSYYAVAHAVTEKVDRQSSLLVNGQLKQYQIKGLEWLVSLYNNNLNGILADEMGLGKTIQTIALITYLMEYKRLNGPYLIIVPLSTLSNWVYEFDKWAPSVVKVSYKGSPAARRAFVPQLRSGKFNVLLTTYEYIIKDKQVLAKIRWKYMIVDEGHRMKNHHCKLTQVLNTHYLAPRRVLLTGTPLQNKLPELWALLNFLLPTIFKSCSTFEQWFNAPFAMTGEKVDLNEEETILIIRRLHKVLRPFLLRRLKKEVEAQLPEKVEYVIKCDMSALQRVLYRHMQAKGVLLTDGSEKDKKGKGGTKTLMNTIMQLRKICNHPYMFQQIEESFSEHLGFSGGIVQGPDLYRASGKFEVLDRILPKLRATNHKVLLFCQMTSLMTIMEDYFAYRNFKYLRLDGTTKAEDRGMLLKTFNDPESQYFIFLLSTRAGGLGLNLQSADTVVIFDSDWNPHQDLQAQDRAHRIGQQNEVRVLRLCTVNSVEEKILAAAKYKLNVDQKVIQAGMFDQKSSSHERRAFLQAILEHEEQDEEEDEVPDDETVNQMIARSEEEFDHFMRMDLDRRREEARNPKRRPRLMEEDELPTWIMKDDAEVERLTCEEEAEKMFGRGSRQRKEVDYSDSLTEKQWLKAIEEGTLDEIEEEVRHKKTTRKRKRDRDLDAGPSTSGTRGARDKDEDSKRQKKRGRPPAEKITPNPPSLTKKMKKIVEAVIKYKESNGRQLSEVFIQLPSRKELPEYYELIRRPVDFRKIKERIRSHRYRSLNDLERDVMLLCQNAQTFNLEGSLIYEDSIVLQSVFTSLRQKIEKEEESDGDESEEEEEEQDEGSESESRSVKVKIKLGRKERSAERGKGRRRGGRTRAKPVVSDDDTEDEREEERSNTASDEDQG from the exons ATGTCCACCCCAGACCCTCCGTTAGGCCCATCCCCTGGTCCTGGGCCTTCTCCTGGGCCGATGATGGGGCCTGGACCCTCACCTGGATCCTCCCATGGCATGATGGGCCCAAGCCCAGGACCCTCCACCACATCTGGTCACGCTGTCCCTCAGCAAGGAGCAGCTGGATATACACAGCAGGACAGTATGCATCCCATGCACAAA tcTCTGGAGGGTCTGCATGAGAAGAACGTAGGAGAGGACTCTCGCTTTGGTCAGATGAAAGGTGTGTCCATGAGAGCAGGTGGACATGCTGGCATGGGGCCTCCACCGAGTCCTATGGACCAGCACTCCCAAG GTTACCCCTCTCCATTGGGCTCCTCGGATCATGTCTCCAGTCCCCTCCCAGCCGGCGCCCCTCCTACCTCCGGgcctctcctttcctcttccTGCACCTCCTCCagtccactagagggcactgACTCCCAGCCGAGCCGCTCTGGGGCTCAGAGCAACACACCCGGATCCTCCGCCAACCCGACACCCTTTAACCAAAACCAGTTGCACCAGCTTAGGGCACAAATCATGGCTTACAAGATGCTGGCACGTGGACAGCCTCTCCCCGACCACCTACAGATGGCAGTACAAGGCAAGAGGCCCATGCCAGGCATGCAGCAAGGCCAGGCCATGCCAAGTCTGCCCcctggtggaggaggagggcCAGGTACAGGTCCCGGACCTCTGGGTCCTAACTACAGTCGAGGGCATG TGTTGAGTGGTCCCAGTGTGCCCCCGTCTGGCCCAAATGCAGTTCCCCCTGCCAACGGGCCACCAAAAACCTGGCCAGAGG GTCCCATGGTGAACGCAGCCACGCCTTCTAATGCCCCACAGAAGCTGATTCCTCCACAGCCCACTGGCCGCCCGTCTCCAGTGCCGCCTTCTGTGCCCCCTGCTGCCTCCCCAGTCATGCCCCCTCAGACTCAGTCTCCTGGACACCCGGGGCATTCGGCCCAGCCGGCACCCACAATCCCGCTGCACCAGAAACACAACCGCATCACTCCCATGCAGAAACCCTGTGGCCTGGACCCTGTGGAGATCCTGCAGGAAAGAGAGTACAG GCTTGAAGCACGTATAACACACCGCATCCAGGAGCTAGAGAATCTTCCAGGCTCACTAGCAGGAGATCTGCGTACTAAGGCCACCATCGAGCTCAAAGCTCTCCGACTGCTCAACTTTCAGAGACAG CTGCGTCAAGAGGTGGTGGTGTGTATGAGGCGCGATGCGGCTCTTGAGACGGCTCTGGATGCGAAGGCTTACAAGCGCAGTAAGAGACAGTCCCTGCGAGAGGCTCGCATCACAGAGAAATTGGAGAAACAGCAGAAGATCGAACAGGAACGCAAACGACGGCAGAAACACCAG GAATATCTGAACAGCATCCTCCAGCATGCCAAAGACTTTAAGGAGTACCATCGCTCCATCACAGGAAAGATCCAGAAGCTGACTAAAGCCGTGGCCACGTACCACGCCAACACGGAGCgagagcagaagaaagagaATGAACGCATTGAgaaggagaggatgaggagaCTGATG GCAGAAGATGAAGAGGGTTACAGGAAGCTGATCGATCAGAAGAAGGATAAGCGTCTGGCCTACCTGCTCCAGCAGACCGATGAGTACGTCGCCAACCTGACCGAGCTGGTTCGGGCTCACAAGGCAGCCCAGGCTCtcaaggagaagaagaagaagaaaaagaagaagaagaagctggaGAATGCAGAGGGGCAGCCACTAGCATTGGGACCAGATGGAGAG CCGCTGGACGAGACGAGTCAGATGAGCGACCTGCCTGTGAAGGTGATCCACGTGGACAGCGGGAAGATCCTGAGCGGAGTGGACGCTCCTAAAGCGGGACAGCTGGACACCTGGCTGGAGATGAACCCTGG atATGAGGTGGCTCCGAGATCAGACAGCGAGGACACGGGTTCCGAGGAGGACGAG gaggaagaggaagatcAGCCCCAGCCATCACAGGCTCCTttggaagagaagaagaagattccAGATCCAGACAGCGAGGATGTATCAGAAGTGGACGCTCGTCACATCATTGA gCATGCTAAGCAGGATGTAGATGATGAGTACGGCGGTGCTGCGTTCGCACGTGGCCTGCAGTCGTACTACGCAGTGGCTCACGCAGTCACTGAAAAGGTGGACAGACAGTCGTCCCTGTTGGTCAACGGGCAGCTCAAACAGTATCAG ATTAAGGGTTTGGAGTGGCTGGTGTCTCTGTACAATAATAATCTGAATGGAATCCTAGCTGATGAAATGGGTTTAGGAAAGACCATCCAGACCATCGCGCTCATCACCTACCTCATGGAGTACAAACGCCTCAACGGGCCCTATCTCATCATCGTACCGCTCTC AACTCTCTCTAACTGGGTCTACGAGTTTGACAAATGGGCCCCGTCCGTAGTGAAAGTCTCGTACAAG GGATCTCCCGCAGCCAGACGGGCGTTTGTTCCTCAACTCCGCAGTGGCAAATTCAATGTTCTTCTCACCACCTACGAGTACATCATTAAAGACAAACAAGTACTGGCGAAG ATTCGCTGGAAGTATATGATTGTGGATGAGGGCCACCGGATGAAGAACCACCACTGTAAGCTGACTCAGGTGCTGAACACACACTACCTAGCTCCAAGGCGTGTCCTGCTGACGGGGACGCCGCTGCAGAACAAGCTGCCTGAGCTCTGGGCGCTGCTCAACTTCCTGCTGCCAACCATCTTCAAGAGCTGCAGCACCTTCGAGCAGTGGTTCAATGCCCCCTTTGCCATGACTGGAGAGAAG GTGGACCTGAACGAAGAGGAGACCATCTTGATTATTCGTCGTCTCCATAAAGTGCTCCGCCCCTTCCTGTTACGTCGGCTCAAGAAGGAGGTGGAAGCTCAGCTGCCCGAGAAG GTGGAATACGTGATAAAGTGTGATATGTCAGCGCTGCAGAGGGTTCTGTACAGACACATGCAGGCCAAAGGGGTTCTGCTCACCGATGGATCTGAAAAAGACAAGAAG ggtaaAGGCGGCACTAAAACTCTGATGAACACTATCATGCAGTTGAGGAAGATCTGTAATCATCCCTACATGTTCCAGCAGATTGAG GAGTCCTTTTCTGAGCACTTGGGTTTCTCTGGTGGTATAGTACAAGG TCCTGACCTGTATCGAGCTTCTGGAAAATTTGAGGTGCTGGACCGGATTCTTCCCAAACTTCGAGCGACCAATCACAAAGTGCTGCTCTTCTGCCAGATGACATCACTGATGACCATCATGGAAGACTATTTCGCGTACCGCAACTTTAAATACCTCCGTCTGGACG GTACCACTAAGGCAGAGGACCGTGGCATGCTGCTGAAGACGTTTAATGATCCCGAGTCACAGTACTTCATCTTCCTGCTGAGCACCAGGGCGGGGGGTCTCGGACTCAACCTGCAGAGCGCAGACACGGTGGTCATCTTTGACAGTGACTGGAACCCTCACCAG GACTTGCAGGCTCAGGACCGAGCTCATCGTATCGGGCAGCAGAACGAGGTGCGGGTGCTGCGCTTGTGCACCGTGAACAGTGTAGAAGAGAAAATCCTTGCTGCGGCCAAGTACAAGCTCAACGTGGACCAAAAGGTCATCCAAGCAGGCATGTTTGACCAGAAATCATCCAGTCACGAGCGCCGTGCGTTCCTGCAGGCCATCCTGGAGCATGAGGAGCAGGACGAG GAGGAGGACGAAGTTCCAGATGATGAAACTGTGAATCAGATGATCGCAAGGAGTGAAGAGGAGTTTGATCACTTTATG CGTATGGATTTGGACCGGCGTCGTGAAGAGGCTCGGAACCCGAAGCGCAGGCCTCGGCTCATGGAGGAAGACGAGTTGCCTACGTGGATCATGAAAGACGACGCTGAGGTCGAGCGACTCACGTGTGAGGAGGAGGCAGAGAAGATGTTCGGCCGCGGCTCACGCCAAAGGAAGGAAGTGGACTACAGCGACTCGCTCACTGAGAAACAGTGGCTcaag GCGATAGAGGAAGGCACACTGGACGAGATTGAGGAGGAAGTGCGCCACAAAAAGACGACCCGAAAGAGGAAGCGTGATCGTGACCTTGATGCTGGTCCATCTACATCAGGGACACGTGGCGCAAGAGACAAAGATGAGGACAGTAAGAGACAGAAGAAGCGTGGGCGACCTCCGGCCGAGAAGATAACCCCGAACCCTCCCAGCCTCAccaagaagatgaagaagattgTGGAAGCTGTTATTAAATACAAAGAGAG TAATGGCCGACAGCTGAGCGAAGTCTTCATCCAGCTTCCGTCTCGTAAAGAGCTCCCTGAGTACTACGAGCTGATCCGTAGACCTGTCGACTTCCGCAAGATCAAG gaGCGTATCCGCAGCCACCGCTATCGCAGTCTGAATGACCTGGAGAGAGACGTGATGCTGCTGTGTCAGAATGCTCAGACCTTTAACCTGGAGGGCTCTTTG atttaCGAGGACTCCATCGTGCTGCAGTCGGTGTTCACCAGCCTGCGACAAAAGAtcgagaaggaggaggagagcgaCGGAGATGAGagcgaggaagaggaggaggaacaggACGAAGGCTCCGAGtctgagt CTCGCTCAGTGAAGGTAAAGATTAAACTGGGCCGAAAGGAGCGCAGTGCTGAAAGAGGAAAGGGCAGGAGGAGGGGAGGGAGAACCAGAGCCAAACCTGTCGTCAGTGATGACGACACCGAGGACGAACGAGAGGAG